Proteins encoded by one window of Candidatus Zixiibacteriota bacterium:
- a CDS encoding redoxin domain-containing protein translates to MGINDTSTKTNLMYIMVGGLVVFLAISLAIPVGMALSGQSGIGELSPETLPNRTNLTIGQTAPALELKNLNGRPVSWADITQGKPTVVAVVLPGCQPCERILNWWENNGYKNGKNGINIVLLASLSSSEIEFETIMMYEHLFPIYTTGINNMRENYGITGYPTMFGLDSKNDIKFVTHSFLRELDYEFFKEYL, encoded by the coding sequence ATGGGTATCAATGATACAAGTACCAAAACGAATCTAATGTATATCATGGTTGGCGGATTGGTTGTCTTTCTCGCCATCTCGCTTGCTATTCCGGTTGGTATGGCCTTAAGCGGGCAATCCGGAATCGGCGAATTATCGCCGGAAACGCTTCCCAATCGCACCAATCTTACAATCGGCCAGACGGCCCCGGCTCTTGAACTCAAGAATCTTAACGGACGGCCCGTTAGCTGGGCCGATATCACCCAAGGTAAACCAACTGTAGTGGCGGTTGTACTGCCCGGATGTCAACCGTGCGAACGGATTCTCAACTGGTGGGAGAACAATGGCTACAAAAACGGAAAAAATGGGATAAATATAGTGCTTCTTGCATCGCTATCAAGTAGTGAAATTGAATTTGAGACAATTATGATGTATGAACATTTGTTCCCTATTTATACGACAGGCATTAATAATATGCGGGAGAATTACGGCATAACAGGATATCCGACAATGTTTGGACTTGATAGCAAGAACGATATCAAATTTGTGACACATTCTTTTCTTAGAGAATTGGATTATGAGTTTTTCAAGGAATACTTATAG